Genomic window (Salvelinus namaycush isolate Seneca chromosome 10, SaNama_1.0, whole genome shotgun sequence):
CATAACACTATAGAAATGCAAACAATTCTGGTAAATAACCACTACAGTGTTTATACTAATAGCTAGCAACACTAACTTTATCACTTCAGATAAACAGAAATCGTTCCGCCATTTTCTGTTTGCTAAAATTCTAACAGTTTGCCTAATTtaagtttatgtgacaaaacaagcactaAGTGTACAGAATCATCGCACCATCTAAACCGTTGCGAAATATGTATCCAAAAATGTTGTTTTTTCTGctttttgaagctggtgtacaaaacctaaAGTAAAAGAGCATAACAAAAATTAAAGGGACACTTCGGGATTTTGGCCATTATTAAggcctttatctacttccctaaTGTCAGATGAATTTCTGGTTACCACTTTTGtgtctgcatccagtatgaaggaagctAGTTAGCAACTACCGTCAAACTGCAAACAGAGAAATAAAAGGAATCCATGGTTCATCTTatgaggaagtagataaagggctttaTTGTCAAAATCCCGAAGAATCTCTAAAAACGGGGAAGCATataaatagcgcacatagaacagatatacAGCTTcctagacttgctttcaatgagtgaCAGATCAATAACACACTTCTATGTGTACTTTATTGGGTCGTCCATAAAGTGACATTAAATCTTTAAGCCAGAGTATAGGCGTGCCTACTGCGTTACTCCTTGGTCCAAGGACATtgtgttattttcagaggtagattAGCTCTGGCAAAATACAGCCAATGactccatctaaacgtgaatcgattctcaattgtgatacggttctagaaacatgaagccctttactttcatatcacatcaaaataatttcacaaacgctaaatatacacttactgtacactgttttaaccAGCTTAAACTAATTAAACAAATCTCATCTTTAACACAGTTGCAgctgacagtttttattacatgTTTCTGGCAGCTTTTCATTACACACAGCAGCATTCTAGATAGCTAATAGGCGCAGGTGGTTGCCTCTGTCTTCCGCCTGTCTTCTGTATACacgctgtaacatggagatatggtgTAGTAATTTAACCTTTGTTTTAGGAAAAATGATTTCttgctgatatatatatatatctttcatatctttcatatcagcaagaAATAATTTTTcttgttacagtacagtatatatttatctttccttatgtttccaaaactgtaccTCAAGCAATGTGTGTTCACGTTCAGACCGAGCGTCGGGGCTGTTAACAGAACTCCCCGGGAAGAAGATGCCTTCATCATAGGCACTAAAGGTAGTTAGCTTCTATGAATGGGGTAAACTTTAACTAGGGAAAGGCTGTATGGACACGCCTGGTGCCAATTACCTAACTTAACAACAAGCCtgaggaggctgaaaagatttggcacgggccctcagatcctcaaagttctacagctgtaccattgagagcatcttgacgggCTGCATCACCGtttggtatagcaactgctctgcatccaaccgcaaggcactccctgccatccaggacctctataccagtcgGTGTCACAagaaggccttaaaaattgtcagactccagccactctagactgttctctctgctaccacctGGGAAGTGGTAcccctactttaaaaaaaaagctATCTATGACCATCCGATgcaaatctgtattcccagtcatttgaaatccacagattagggcctaatgatttcCACAACCAATTTATttcaaattgactgatttccttatatgaattgtaactcggTCAAATCTTAgaagttgttgcatgttgcgtttttatatttttgttcagtttaaatTGACCCGTTTCTTATCTATCATGATTtcccaaatcaaattgtattggtcgcatacacatttagcagatgttattgtgggtgtagcaaaatacttgtgtttctagctccaaaagtcaactaatatctaacaattcacaacaatacacattaaTCTAAAAAGTCAAAGAATGTAATtaagaacgagcaatgtcagtgtgtgtgtgggggggaattTATAGACaatatatactacatattcaATCCACATATCTGAAGAAAACataggatagaatagtatatggACAGCAATAGTTAAATAGAATGggctagaatacagtatatacatttgaagtGGCTAAAACAgtgtgtaaacattattcaagttgaccagtgttccatgtctataCATAAGACAGCAGCGTTTAAGGTGCAGGATTGAGTAACCGGTTGATAGCCGGCTAATGACAgggactaaagttcagggcaaggtactgggcggaggccagctagtggtgactatttaagtctgatggtcttgagatagaacctgtttttcagtctctctgtccaaGCATTGATTCACCTGTACTTACCGCGCCTTCTgtatggtagtggggtgaacaggctgtggctcgggtagCCGGGGTccttgatcttcttggccttcctgtgacaccgggtgctgtagttgttctggtacgacaactgcaccgttcacaaccgcagggctctccagagggtggtgcgtccTGCCCAACGAGTCACCAGGGGCACATCAAATGTAATCCCTTTTCAgatgtaatgttttgtacactgtttgttgccctaagagttgtgcaaggTTGGAAGACTCTTATTCAAAAGGATTTACttctgtaatggctgccaaagctGCTTCCACCAAGTATGAACTCTGGGGTATAAAGACAAACACAATCAAGACATCTCCATCTAAAATCTATAATTTCTTTacctttgaaaatgtggagtaggttgtgtagatcggTAAGAAAAACATCTAATTTCAtcatttttttgttatttaaatTGATAGAAGCAAAATGGAAAaggtgatacctagtcagttgtacaactgaaatgtgtctcctGCATTTAACCCGACCCCTCTGGATCAGAGAGGTGCAAGACTTTGCAAGAGATGTGTATACTTTCACCAGGCACTGCTTATTGTGTTCATCCTCTGTTTGTGTTTCCTGTGGCTCTAGTAAAAAAGGAGACGGGGCCTTCTGCTGCAGTGATGGAACAGCCAGGCAGTGATCCAGAGGAGAACAGCACCACTGCCCAAGTGGAGAGCAGTGAGAGCCACTCTACAGAGAAAGATGCTCAGGTAGAGCAGAGAACCGCAGATATAGATACTCCGGCAGAGCAGAGCAACCAGAACCAGGATTCCTCTGTACCCTCAAATACATCAAGTGGTCAGGGGAGCCAGAACTTGGAGGATCTTGATACTGAAGGTGAGAAAAGTTCAATGTTTCACCCCAAAAATGGTACCATCTAATTCCCCGATTCTGTCTTATTGCAGGACTTGACATTAACACTTGTCCTCTTTCCAGGACAAGTTAAAAAAAATGTTGGACACAAAAAATATAGATTGCCATTTTCCAAATGGAtaagtaaaaaaaaatcacaCTTCACAATCTCAAGGAATTTCTACGATCAGTgaggccaaatcaaatcaaatgtatttatatagccctttgtacatcagctgatatctcaaagtgctgtacagaaacccagcctaaaaccccaaacagcaagcaatgcaggtgtagaagcacggtggctaggaaaaactccctagaaaggccaaaacctaggaagaaacctagagaggaaccaggctatgaggggtggccagtcctcttctggctgtgccgggtggagattataacagaacattgccaagatgttcaaatgttcataaatgaccagcatggtcaaataataataatcacagtagttgtcgagggtgcagcaagtcagcacctcaggagtaaatgtcagttggcttttcatagccgatcattaagagtatctctaccgctcctgctgtctctagagagttgaaaacagcaggtctgggacaggtaacacgtccggtgaacaggtcagggttccatagccgcaggcagaacagttgaaactggagcagcagcacggccaggtggacaggGGACAGCAAGGgggtcatcatgccaggtagtcctgaggcattgtcctagggctcaggtcctccgagagagagagcatacttaaattaacACAGGACAcctgataagacaggagaagtactccagatctaacagactgaccctagcccctcgatacataaactactgcagcataaatactggaggctgagacaggaggggtcaggagacactgtggccccatctgatgatacccccggacagggccaaacaggcaggatataaccccacccactttgccaaagcacagcccccacaccactagagggatatcttcaaccaccaacttaccgtcctgagacaaggccgagtatagcccacaaagatctccgccacggcacaacccaagggggggcgccaacccagacaggaagatcacgtcagtgactcaacccactcaagtgacgcacccctcctagggacggcatgaaagagcaccagtaagccagtgactcagcccctgtaatagggttagaggcagagaatcccagtggagagagggcaaccggccaggcagagacagcaagggcggttcgttgctccagagcctttccgttcaccttcacactcctgggccagactacactcaatcatatgacccactgaagagatgagtcttcagtaaaaacgtaaaagttgagaccgagtttgcgtctctcacatgggtaggcagaccattccataaaaatggagctctataggagaaagccctgcctccagctgtttgcttagaaattctagggacaattaggaggcctgcgtcttgtgaccgtagcgtacgtgtaggtatgtacggcaggaccaaatcggaaagataggtaggagcaagcccatgcaatgctttgtaggttagcagtaaaaccttgaaatcagcccttgccataacaggaagccagtgtagggaggctagcactggagtaatatgataaaaaatgttggttctagtcaggattctagcagccgtgtttagcactaactgaagtttatttagtgctttatccgggtagccggaaagtagagcattgcagtagtctaacatagaaaaagcatggatacatttttctgcatcatttttggacaaagtttctgatttttgcaatgttacgtagatggaaatgTGGAGTACATCTGTAGGATAAAACAATCAAATATAATCCCTTTTTAgatgtaatgttttgtacactgtatgttgccctaagagttgtgcaaggTTGGAAGACTCTTATTCAAAAGGATTTACttctgtaatggctgccaaagctgcttctaCCAAGTATGAACTCTGGGGTATAAAGACAAACACAATCAAGACATCTCCATCTAAAATCTATCATTTCTTTacctttgaaaatgtggagtaggttgtgtagatcggTAGGAAAAACATCTAATTTAATTTAAAATTATTTAAATTGatggcagcaaaatgtgaaagggaaagggggatagctagtcagttgtacatctgaatgtattcaactgaaatgtgtcttccgcatttaacccgaCCCCTCTGGATCAGAGAGGTGCAAGACTTTGCAAGAGATGTGTATACTTTCACCAGGCACTGCTTATTGTGTTCATCCTCTGTTTGTGTTTCCTGTGGCTCTAGTAAAAAAGGAGACGGGGCCTTCTGCTGCAGTGATGGAACAGCCAGGCAGTGATCCAGAGGAGAACAGCACCACTGCCCAAGTGGAGAGCAGTGAGAGCCACTCTACAGAGAAAGATGCTCAGGTAGAGCAGAGAACCGCAGATATAGATACTCCGGCAGAGCAGAGCAACCAGAACCAGGATTCCTCTGTACCCTCAAATACATCAAGTGGTCAGGGGAGCCAGAACTTGGAGGATCTTGATACTGAAGGTGAGAAAAGTTCAATGTTTCACCCCCCCAACAATATGGTACCATCTAATTCCCTGATTCTGTCTTATTGCAGGTCTTGACATGAACACTTGTCCTCTTTCCAGGACAAGTTAAAAAAAATGTTGGACACAAAAAATATAGATTTCAGTTTTCCAAATGGATAAGTAAAAAAAATCACACTTCACAATCTCAAGGAATTTCTACGATCAGCGAGGCCAACATTGGAATaatatttaaataaatgtttaatgtagcctaaataaaaaaatatcctaCATGACAAAGTGTATGTGATATGCATATTGGCTACAGCCTCATGTCCCCAAACCAGTgatgcacaaaacattaagaacaccttcctagtattgatacacggattgaagtggatttaacaagtgacatcaataagggatcaaagctttcacctggtcagtctcatgaaaagagcaggtgttcttaatgttttgtacactgtgtatatccATAATTTGTCAAATTTGCTCCAGCTCAGTTCATTTGTTTaggaatcattgatggacagcaatattgaaactgtctctgattttcaagcaattttaagtcaggactgagactggaaCACTCAACCTACTGGAAAGCCATCATGGTGTGTCCTTGGCAATATATTTAGTTTAATTCTAAACCTGGGATAGTTTTAGTTTTCAGAAGACTGAGATGGGTTTTTCTCTTAATGTTTTACCTGGGTTTTGTtcctttcatatttcttctgatcctgacaaactccccagtccctgctggtgacaagcatacccataactgcTGCCAACACAATACTTGAACATGCAGAGGGTTTTACtcgtgttgtattggatttgacccaaTCTCGTTTttaatttaggccaaaaagtggaTGTCTTTGCAGTGTtgtcttgcagtattacttaacggccttgttgcaaacagaatggatgatttggagtggattttgtttcactttgaaaatgtggagtaggttgtgtaaaAAACatctaatttaatacatttttattattgAAATTGatggcagcaaaatgtgaaagggaaagggggatacctagtcagttgtacatctgaatgtattcaactgaaatgtgtcttctgcatttaacccaacccctctggatCAGAGAGGTGCAAGACTTTGCAAGAGATGTGTATACTTTCACCAGGCACTGCTTATTGTGTTCATCCTCTGTTTGTGTTTCCTGTGGCTCTAGTAAAAAAGGAGACGGGGCCTTCTGCTGCAGTGATGGAACAGCCAGGCCGTGATCCAGAGGAGAACAGCACCACTGCCCAAGTGGAGAGCAGTGAGAGAGGCTCTACAGAGGAAGATAAGGATGGAGCTGTAGATCCCCAGATCCCACCCCTCATCACAGAGCAGAGGGTTACTAAAGAACGTGGAGACCCATCCTGTAAGACTGCCACTTCCTTTCTGTTTTCATTGGTTAGTAGACACTAGGTAGTCTCGGACTGATTTGATGGGGCACTTGCAATTCAAGGAAATAGGCTATAGTATTTTTTGAATGTTTATTCTCCCTCAGGACTAATTCTAAACCATGGAAATCAGAACCACAAATAACTGAAGCCTGTTTCTGCTTTTTCTACAGGTAATGCGTCATTGTTGATGCTCGTTGGGGTTCTAGGGTTGCTGCTGGCCGTGGCGGTGAGGTTGTTCAACCCTGAGTCTCTCACTGAGAACCCAGCGTTCAACCGAACAGAGACCTTCCACAGAGAGATGAAGACGGTGGAGGCCCTGTTCCCCGGACAGCGCTCTGAGCTGTGGAGGA
Coding sequences:
- the LOC120055086 gene encoding torsin-1A-interacting protein 2-like, which codes for MEQPGSDPEENSTTAQVESSESHSTEKDAQVEQRTADIDTPAEQSNQNQDSSVPSNTSSGQGSQNLEDLDTEVKKETGPSAAVMEQPGSDPEENSTTAQVESSESHSTEKDAQVEQRTADIDTPAEQSNQNQDSSVPSNTSSGQGSQNLEDLDTEVKKETGPSAAVMEQPGRDPEENSTTAQVESSERGSTEEDKDGAVDPQIPPLITEQRVTKERGDPSCNASLLMLVGVLGLLLAVAVRLFNPESLTENPAFNRTETFHREMKTVEALFPGQRSELWRRSRIHLERHLQTARPTEPVSLMLTAGRRGEKTLHCLALRLASAFSALNISSILQIDGASKAGQDSDQVKLDIDTQLGRAFEGNNSVAVIHRFEELPPGSTIIFYRYCDHENAAYKEALLIFTVLLGGEEELPASLGLSAVEEMVDDHLQDKFLSSDQPAAFDLMDLDKFSGLWSRISHLVLPVAAEERIEQGDCV